The Kluyveromyces marxianus DMKU3-1042 DNA, complete genome, chromosome 6 genome window below encodes:
- the ROG1 gene encoding lipase ROG1 family protein, with the protein MLKLNDDHDGQKDENNIVTLTSHQRAILGPIMTTSDHDVVYHYQSSLRIGELERYVISYELYMGDEIPTDLTLDSLWLKIKNMESMTLRAAYLMGPYVLYADVRCEDYHHGQRLFISADQPQFEPNIQPQQSFVAELSLHNLKKKYVWIVDVASQILFTKQSAVHFSITVGGNRDSIKGDFAGNPKLGVQSPRVQVDRLTTTDLWNTSLLAANHRLNKKEHLVILTHGLHSNLCADLFYLKEQIEKTQKQHDEELVVSGFTDNVCKTEKGVKWLGTRLAEHIVHNLYNERTVKISFIAHSLGGLVQSFAIAYISYNYPWFFEKIEPVNFIVMASPMLGTVSDNAVYIQRLLAMGIVGKTGQDLSLQKYAGLEEPLLLLLSKSSALKRVLKYFRNVTAYANACNDGIVPLYTAALLYLDYDDILEKLDIGAEELQTDFFQRNIVSPLNKAINILVPQRVSQNGAKIPVASILDSAYSVLIPPLPDRTYITDPTSRKEVIVHDKVYSEDNIPQEKTKTQEDMMNSTNVLLKTFNKAFGGQYKNLEEEIARNWHDGVKWRKVIVNLKPDAHNNIITRRRFPNAYGWPVIDHLKRTHFSGSPRTERTWKLDPIAEDEDFDWIIKPTVDSVFDVGPTGMICTFGEMLENLKSSTLEGISDRMSSSTYSQEDLFKYEQDLEREGGIFP; encoded by the coding sequence GATTTCTTATGAGCTTTATATGGGAGATGAGATACCAACAGACTTAACTTTGGACTCTTTATGGCTAAAAATTAAGAATATGGAGAGTATGACGTTACGTGCTGCATATTTAATGGGCCCTTATGTTCTATATGCAGATGTTAGGTGCGAGGATTATCATCATGGACAAAGGTTGTTCATTTCTGCCGATCAACCGCAATTTGAACCAAACATTCAACCACAGCAATCTTTTGTCGCAGAGCTCTCCTTGCataatttgaagaagaagtacgTATGGATTGTGGATGTTGCTAGTCAGATCTTGTTTACTAAACAGTCGGCTGTTCATTTCTCCATAACGGTAGGCGGTAATAGGGATTCTATTAAGGGAGACTTCGCAGGAAATCCAAAGTTGGGGGTTCAGAGTCCAAGAGTCCAGGTTGATAGATTGACTACTACAGACTTGTGGAATACATCTCTTCTCGCTGCGAATCACCGTTTGAATAAGAAAGAGCATTTGGTAATTCTCACACACGGTTTGCATTCGAACTTATGTGCGGACTTATTCTATCTTAAAGAACAAATCGAGAAGACACAAAAGCAGCATGATGAGGAGCTAGTTGTCTCTGGATTTACTGATAACGTCTGTAAGACTGAGAAGGGTGTTAAGTGGCTAGGAACAAGATTAGCAGAGCATATTGTGCATAATCTTTATAATGAGAGAACTGTCAAGATATCATTCATTGCACATTCCTTGGGAGGGTTGGTTCAGTCGTTTGCTATCGCTTATATATCTTACAACTATCCGTggttctttgaaaaaattgaaCCGGTCAACTTCATAGTAATGGCCTCACCCATGCTTGGAACTGTTAGCGATAATGCTGTTTATATCCAGAGATTACTAGCTATGGGAATAGTAGGGAAAACAGGACAAGATTTAAGTTTACAAAAATATGCAGGTTTGGAGGAGCCgctgcttcttttgttatCCAAATCATCGGCTTTGAAAAGAGTGCTTAAATATTTTAGGAATGTAACAGCATACGCTAATGCGTGTAACGATGGTATTGTGCCGTTATATACGGCAGCTTTGCTATATTTGGATTATGACGATATTCTTGAGAAACTTGACATTGGAGCAGAAGAATTGCAGACAGATTTCTTCCAGCGGAATATCGTCTCCCCACTAAATAAAGCTATTAATATTTTGGTACCTCAACGTGTATCTCAGAATGGTGCGAAGATACCGGTTGCATCGATTTTAGATTCAGCATATTCCGTATTGATTCCTCCACTTCCTGACAGGACATATATCACCGATCCTACCTCGCGTAAAGAGGTCATAGTGCATGATAAAGTATATTCGGAGGATAATATTCCGCaggaaaagacaaaaacgCAGGAGGACATGATGAACAGCACTAATGTTCTTTTAAAGACTTTCAATAAAGCTTTTGGTGGGCAATATAAAAACCTAGAGGAAGAAATTGCTCGAAACTGGCATGATGGTGTCAAATGGAGAAAAGTGATTGTTAACCTAAAGCCCGATGCACATAATAACATCATAacgagaagaagattcccTAATGCTTATGGTTGGCCTGTGATAGACcacttgaaaagaacacaTTTTTCCGGAAGCCCAAGAACCGAAAGAACATGGAAATTGGATCCTATTGCTGAAGACGAAGATTTTGATTGGATCATAAAGCCAACAGTGGATAGTGTGTTTGACGTTGGTCCTACCGGAATGATATGTACCTTTGGGGAGATGCTTGAGAATCTAAAGAGCTCGACACTTGAAGGCATTAGTGACAGAATGTCATCGAGTACATACAGTCAAgaagatcttttcaaatatgAGCAAGATTTGGAAAGGGAAGGCGGAATCTTCCCTTGA
- the TIP20 gene encoding Tip20p: MLKSVEDLIQIDVHINEVNSKRDALAEKIKQLKDAEDVFVDEMDHIEKRLNDATLEISQIEKIEDIEPLRAKYGKLKILDQIETSFKEQQRALHEKEVLEGINSLNVEDFENGSFDSLINLKKIITTYDIGSGLVLNKYNAFIESLSTKLMSSFKQELLNSKWDTEYFVKSKKIVLDLRRQSSALFNLQKHLLTDPSIQSKSESQVEQDKCAQQYWNLQCISHNFFIKFMYHFSNPKFDDSGQQKQSIELYFKFLDRYLEANLFRCIDIFHDEEAGLTKEFLHEQFINHTLNPIRNKVTQTLTNISENQNQENLRTMIILISQIFINDNALSKKHFYSGVGLVSLLPNNILEAWLEFELDSTLRQYEKIISSPLSTNGTDLVKLLENMYGYFEPCFNIEYGNLESYKLQIVSRIFLELISSYNKFIVSADPALAQLPEEKQLEVTFLKLHNIILLEEYVSKLRFKPAFIELTFTFNKLSGSSYTSIFSESLGSLEETIVTIRESIVHRWKKILKYSLNPYFRLSTWHDFSTNPNQCSTELINAIQKCTQLKNSFNELEFPNSISISIMTSLLSQWVSYLKDYVVKVNSFSDQGLKQVTIDYKELSNVFKIESLPPSVEEMEFEEFLTVLGIKDEKKDIKLPFLTKSYMSHSDDYSEVRSALDLKYISKSELRYALYKIL, encoded by the coding sequence ATGCTCAAATCTGTTGAGGATCTTATTCAAATTGATGTGCATATCAATGAGGTTAATTCGAAGCGTGATGCGCTAGCTGAAAAGATTAAACAGTTAAAGGATGCAGAAGATGTATTTGTTGACGAGATGGATCACATCGAAAAAAGGCTGAATGATGCAACTCTCGAAATATCTCAAATAGAAAAGATTGAGGACATCGAACCTTTAAGAGCAAAGTATGGAAAGCTAAAAATCTTGGATCAAATTGAAacatctttcaaagaacaaCAGAGAGCTCTGCACGAAAAAGAGGTGCTTGAAGGCATCAACTCCCTAAATGTAGAGGATTTTGAAAATGGATCGTTTGACAGTTTaataaatttgaaaaagatcaTAACTACATATGACATCGGTTCTGGTCTTGTGCTCAACAAGTATAACGCTTTTATTGAATCACTGTCAACAAAACTAATGAGTAGCTTTAAACAGGAGCTATTGAACAGCAAATGGGACACCGAGTATTTTGTGAAATCTAAAAAAATAGTACTTGACTTGCGTAGGCAATCATCTGCTTTATTTAACCTTCAAAAACATCTGCTAACAGATCCTTCTATTCAATCAAAAAGTGAAAGCcaagttgaacaagacAAATGTGCACAACAGTACTGGAATTTACAATGTATATCCCACAACTTTTTCATCAAGTTTATGTATCACTTTTCAAACCCAAAATTCGACGACTCAGGTCAACAAAAGCAGAGTATTGAACTCTACTTTAAGTTTTTGGATAGATACTTGGAAGCAAATCTATTTCGTTGcattgatattttccaTGATGAAGAAGCGGGTCTCACAAAAGAGTTCTTACACGAGCAGTTTATTAATCATACTTTAAATCCAATTAGAAACAAAGTAACCCAAACTCTCACGAACATTTCTGAGAATCAAAACCAGGAAAACCTAAGAACAATGATTATTCTAATCTCCCAGATCTTCATAAATGACAATGCATTAAGTAAAAAACACTTTTATTCTGGGGTAGGTTTAGTTTCCTTATTGCCTAATAATATTTTAGAGGCATGGTTAGAATTTGAACTAGATTCAACATTGCGCCAATatgaaaaaataatatcCTCTCCTCTTTCAACAAATGGAACAGATCTTGTTAAACTTTTAGAGAACATGTACGGGTATTTTGAACCATGTTTCAATATTGAATACGGTAACTTGGAGTCGTATAAACTCCAAATAGTGAGCAGAATTTTTTTGGAACTCATCAGCAGCTATAACAAATTCATTGTATCTGCAGACCCTGCCCTAGCTCAACTTCCTGAAGAGAAACAATTGGAGGTTACGTTCTTGAAGCTTCATAATATAATCCTTCTAGAAGAGTACGTCTCCAAACTCCGTTTTAAGCCAGCGTTTATCGAGTTGACCTTTACTTTCAACAAACTCAGTGGCTCCTCCTATACCAGTATATTTTCAGAATCTTTAGGCTCTTTAGAGGAAACAATTGTAACAATCAGGGAATCAATTGTTCATAGATGGAAGAAAATCTTAAAGTACTCTCTAAACCCATATTTCAGACTAAGTACATGGCATGATTTTTCGACCAATCCTAATCAATGTTCTACAGAGTTAATCAACGCTATCCAAAAATGTACTCAATTAAAAAACAGTTTCAATGAGCTTGAATTTCCAAACAGCATATCTATCTCAATTATGACCTCACTACTTTCACAATGGGTCTCTTATTTAAAGGACTACGTTGTAAAAGTGAACAGTTTTTCAGATCAAGGTTTAAAGCAAGTTACCATTGATTATAAGGAGTTGAGTAATGTATTCAAGATAGAAAGCCTTCCTCcttctgttgaagaaatggaaTTCGAAGAATTTCTAACGGTTTTAGGTATAAaggatgaaaagaaagatataaAGCTACCATTTCTTACGAAGTCATACATGTCCCATTCCGATGATTATAGCGAAGTAAGAAGTGCTTTAGATTTGAAGTATATCTCCAAATCTGAGTTACGTTATGCCTTATACAAAATTCTATAA
- the ASF1 gene encoding nucleosome assembly factor ASF1, which yields MSIVSLLGIKVLNNPAKFTDPYEFEITFECLEPLKHDLEWKLTYVGSSRSLDHDQELDSILVGPIPVGINKFKFVADAPSPDLIPASELVSVTVILLSCSYNGKEFVRVGYYVNNEYDLEELRENPPQKVPIDHVVRNILAEKPRVTRFNIVWDNEGEEEFYPPEQEEPEEEEDDEEEEEEEDEQDEQEQDEDEGEAIEEDIEEDIEEDIEEEEAEEEEAEEAEEEAEEEAEEAEEDEEDEEAESEDEQSGPQKKKLKLKSDSSNQPKEDEIDSQSKSTAQKESKDVEDENNVDLPTPQDTTQHK from the coding sequence ATGTCTATAGTATCGCTTTTGGGTATAAAAGTCTTAAACAATCCTGCCAAATTTACAGATCCATATGAATTCGAAATCACATTTGAATGTCTTGAGCCGTTGAAACATGATTTGGAATGGAAACTAACATATGTTGGGTCTTCGCGCTCTTTAGATCATGACCAAGAACTTGATTCTATTCTTGTGGGACCTATTCCAGTGGGAATTaacaagttcaagtttGTGGCAGACGCACCTTCACCGGATTTAATCCCAGCGAGTGAGTTGGTTAGTGTCACCGTTATATTACTTTCGTGTTCTTACAACGGAAAAGAATTCGTTAGAGTTGGTTACTACGTGAATAATGAATATGATTTAGAAGAATTACGGGAAAACCCACCACAAAAAGTCCCTATAGACCATGTTGTGAGGAATATTCTTGCTGAGAAACCAAGAGTGACAAGGTTTAATATTGTGTGGGACAACGAAGGTGAGGAAGAGTTTTATCCACctgaacaagaagaacccgaggaagaagaggatgacgaggaggaagaggaggaggaagatgaACAGGATGAACAGGAAcaggatgaggatgaaggAGAAGctatagaagaagatatcgaagaagatattgaagaagacattgaagaagaagaagctgaagaagaggaggcTGAAGAGGCGGAGGAAGAAGCggaggaagaagctgaagaagctgaggaagatgaggaggaCGAAGAAGCTGAATCTGAGGATGAGCAATCGGGACcacagaaaaagaagttgaaactAAAATCAGACTCTTCAAACcaaccaaaagaagatgaaattgattCCCAATCGAAATCTACTGcccaaaaagaaagtaaggatgttgaagatgaaaataaCGTCGATTTGCCCACTCCACAAGACACTACTCAACATAAATGA